Proteins encoded together in one Coffea arabica cultivar ET-39 chromosome 2c, Coffea Arabica ET-39 HiFi, whole genome shotgun sequence window:
- the LOC113727435 gene encoding zinc finger BED domain-containing protein RICESLEEPER 1-like: MSSQPSADESSDCNGSFHEESNENGSDAEDAYLPSSALELEQIQKAFTKMVCVQEVPPMMIECPIFKRFVSSLNPFVELGDFESLKNDCLKYYETEMMKIKHILRNMDAKVNLSVEMLKNDAFDDVLCLTAHFVDDTWKWKKWVLRFQVLNWESYSGAIVKSLEYWGIMDKVFTITVKSDIFDAETLEWIQDYIQKKTEAQVKGKLFHVHCCAWFLSSMAQDAFQEISMIIDKVRDLIIWGKSEPVWSITNSKLKEALDLQSRGQLDTEFVDDSCLLSPEEWKRLEGVSKSVDKLHSVAELLFHAKYPTATTFLKNLYDLRVSLELDFPNSCSYVNTILEKLLQKFDRYWEDTFLVMAMAAVMDPRCKMVYIEYLCSKGGNDQSQHSAVLETVRSFYDDYLTSSLQKEISECDSCPSDYEIECFNSENEDDLPNKRRKVGVVKPEGKVSSNPTNIRSHLEDYQQFVQANSQPPRSELDWYLEEPVLPWDQDFNLFEWWKTERPKYPTLSKMARDLLAIPFSVLTSYDAYYTEERFIDKRLLSSRGALMNSLMCTRSWHQRH, translated from the coding sequence ATGAGTTCCCAACCTTCTGCTGATGAATCCAGTGATTGTAATGGTTCTTTTCATGAAGAATCAAATGAAAATGGTTCTGATGCTGAAGATGCCTATCTTCCTTCTTCTGCGCTAGAATTGGAACAAATCCAAAAAGCCTTTACAAAGATGGTTTGTGTCCAGGAAGTCCCTCCCATGATGATAGAATGCCCAATCTTCAAGCGCTTTGTGTCCTCTTTGAATCCCTTTGTTGAACTGGGGGATTTTGAGTCGCTCAAAAATGACTGCTTGAAGTATTATGAGACAGAGATGATGAAGATTAAGCATATATTAAGAAATATGGATGCAAAGGTAAACCTATCCGTTGAGATGTTGAAAAATGATGCTTTTGATGACGTTTTGTGCCTAACAGCACATTTTGTTGATGATACTTGGAAATGGAAAAAATGGGTTCTCAGATTTCAAGTTCTCAACTGGGAATCATATTCTGGAGCTATTGTAAAGTCACTCGAATACTGGGGGATCATGgacaaagtttttaccattactGTGAAGAGTGACATCTTTGACGCTGAAACCCTGGAGTGGATTCAAGACTATATACAAAAAAAGACAGAGGCTCAGGTTAAGGGCAAGTTATTTCATGTACATTGCTGTGCATGGTTCTTGAGTTCAATGGCACAGGATGCATTCCAAGAGATATCAATGATCATTGACAAGGTTCGGGATCTTATAATATGGGGAAAATCAGAACCGGTTTGGTCCATTACAAATTCTAAGTTAAAGGAGGCTTTGGACTTgcagtcaaggggacaacttgATACAGAATTTGTTGATGATAGTTGTTTGCTCTCTCCTGAAGAGTGGAAGAGACTTGAAGGAGTTTCCAAATCAGTAGACAAGCTACATAGTGTAGCAGAATTGCTGTTTCATGCTAAATATCCTACTGCTACCACTTTTCTCAAGAATCTTTATGATCTTCGTGTGAGCTTAGAGCTGGATTTTCCGAATTCATGCAGCTATGTCAATACTATCCTCGAGAAGCTGCTGCAGAAGTTTGATAGGTATTGGGAGGATACCTTTTTGGTGATGGCTATGGCTGCAGTAATGGATCCCCGCTGTAAAATGGTTTACATAGAGTACTTATGTTCAAAGGGTGGCAATGATCAATCTCAACATTCTGCTGTTTTGGAGACTGTTCGCAGCTTTTATGATGATTATTTAACGAGTTCTCTCCAGAAAGAGATTTCTGAGTGTGACTCGTGTCCTTCTGACTACGAAATTGAATGTTTCAACTCAGAAAATGAGGATGATCTTCCCAACAAGAGAAGGAAAGTTGGAGTTGTCAAACCTGAAGGAAAGGTTAGTAGCAATCCTACCAACATAAGAAGTCACTTGGAAGACTACCAACAGTTTGTTCAGGCAAATAGTCAGCCCCCACGATCAGAACTGGATTGGTATTTGGAAGAACCTGTGCTTCCTTGGGACCAAGATTTCAACTTATTCGAGTGGTGGAAGACTGAGAGACCAAAATATCCTACACTCTCCAAGATGGCTCGTGATCTTTTGGCAATTCCATTTTCAGTGCTTACTTCATATGACGCATACTACACTGAGGAAAGGTTTATTGACAAGCGCCTCTTGTCATCCAGGGGTGCTTTAATGAACTCCTTAATGTGCACTCGGAGCTGGCATCAAAGGCATTGA